Proteins encoded together in one Streptomyces sp. NBC_01363 window:
- a CDS encoding zeta toxin family protein translates to MKEYGELSAKMIVSELTADAVPQEHPVAVFVAGQAGSGKTLVMDLVHAALEQRGGAVRVERDAYKAAHPGYSGFLAEDVRTAGVRVRPETYAWQAEVEARARACRHDVVAEEALADPAGWLAAVAAYRAAGYRIEVVALAVPEAVSQLGVLDRYLRLAEEGRARYVEWDNHDACAAALPTTLAEIEAGRLADRVVVVRRAGEVLYTNEVTPDGRWLHPVGAREALLAERLRPWDAAETGVFRRQLADADRRAHDPRLPEDWALAVRRDGERAAALAEPLRRTAQARRQAPGVDYHRLSAEEHRWIWDVLIAPSLLEGITPQERPVAVFVMGQPGSGKTSQAQVLRRALRGRPTRISGDDFKAMHPDYYDLLREEPRTAGDRIRADYRAWQAMAEAAVRERRGDVTIEVAPGSPAAFVESAMAYRRAGYRVELVVLAVRAADSRQGTARRCADVNRLGGHGRFTTALGHDRHLAVLADSVAAAEQEPVADSVMVWGRDGTVLYRNDRTPQGSWSRPTAAASVLLAEQTRPYTSQEAARFWALQRRLRTELPHYRHDLEQISRLARALMPAHLQPRRLTGPTPVAALPIPRARPRRSRAAQCRRRARHDTGPPRPRPLLRRPRPRRRRARSRPPAPERPRPALQHPPRPGRRPDQGRRDRQRPRPRPRPAHRHRGRRAPLPPPLRGAHPRLPPRRPQREPGPGRHHQPPARAHRHRRLRLLHRHRPLHGRPAPAGTLDHPLDQERRRRPYRMAGLVQARQEHLHGN, encoded by the coding sequence GTGAAGGAGTACGGCGAGTTGTCCGCCAAGATGATCGTGTCGGAGCTGACGGCGGACGCGGTGCCGCAGGAACACCCGGTGGCTGTGTTCGTGGCCGGACAGGCCGGCAGCGGCAAGACACTCGTGATGGACCTGGTACACGCAGCCCTGGAGCAGCGGGGCGGTGCGGTGCGGGTGGAACGGGACGCCTACAAGGCCGCTCACCCCGGCTACTCCGGTTTCCTGGCGGAGGACGTACGGACGGCCGGGGTGCGGGTGCGGCCGGAGACCTACGCCTGGCAGGCCGAGGTCGAAGCCCGGGCCCGGGCGTGCCGGCACGACGTCGTGGCGGAGGAAGCCCTGGCCGACCCGGCCGGGTGGCTGGCCGCGGTGGCGGCCTACCGCGCGGCCGGCTACCGGATCGAAGTGGTGGCCCTGGCCGTACCGGAGGCCGTGTCCCAGCTCGGTGTGCTGGACCGGTACCTGCGGCTCGCCGAGGAAGGCCGGGCACGGTACGTGGAGTGGGACAACCACGACGCCTGCGCGGCCGCGCTGCCCACGACCCTGGCCGAGATCGAGGCCGGGCGCCTGGCCGACCGCGTCGTCGTCGTGCGGCGCGCGGGCGAGGTCCTGTACACCAACGAAGTCACCCCCGACGGCCGGTGGCTCCACCCGGTCGGGGCCCGGGAGGCGTTGCTGGCCGAGCGGTTACGCCCGTGGGACGCGGCGGAGACCGGCGTTTTCCGCCGCCAGCTCGCCGATGCCGACCGGCGTGCGCACGATCCCCGGCTGCCCGAGGACTGGGCCCTGGCAGTGCGACGCGACGGCGAGCGTGCCGCCGCCCTGGCCGAGCCGCTGCGGCGTACCGCGCAGGCGAGGAGGCAGGCGCCGGGCGTTGACTACCACCGCCTCTCCGCCGAGGAGCACCGGTGGATCTGGGACGTTCTGATCGCGCCATCGCTCCTGGAGGGCATCACGCCGCAGGAGCGACCGGTCGCGGTATTCGTCATGGGCCAGCCCGGCTCCGGCAAGACCAGTCAGGCACAGGTGCTGCGCCGGGCCCTGCGCGGCCGGCCCACGCGGATCAGCGGCGACGACTTCAAGGCGATGCACCCGGACTACTACGACCTGCTGCGCGAGGAGCCGCGTACGGCCGGGGACCGGATCCGGGCGGACTACCGGGCCTGGCAGGCGATGGCCGAAGCGGCGGTACGGGAACGGCGCGGGGACGTGACCATCGAGGTCGCCCCCGGCAGCCCGGCCGCCTTCGTGGAAAGCGCGATGGCCTACCGGCGGGCGGGCTACCGGGTGGAACTGGTGGTGCTGGCCGTACGGGCGGCCGACTCCCGGCAGGGCACCGCGAGGCGCTGCGCCGACGTCAACCGGCTGGGCGGTCACGGCCGGTTCACCACCGCCTTGGGGCACGACCGGCACCTCGCCGTGCTCGCCGACTCGGTTGCCGCGGCCGAGCAGGAGCCGGTGGCCGACTCCGTCATGGTGTGGGGGCGCGACGGAACCGTCCTCTACCGCAACGACCGCACCCCTCAAGGCTCCTGGTCGCGGCCGACAGCCGCAGCCAGCGTGCTGCTCGCCGAGCAGACCCGCCCCTACACCTCCCAGGAGGCGGCACGCTTCTGGGCCCTCCAGCGCCGCCTGCGCACCGAGCTCCCGCACTACCGCCACGACCTGGAGCAGATATCCCGCTTGGCGCGAGCGCTGATGCCCGCCCACCTCCAGCCGCGGAGACTGACCGGCCCCACGCCCGTGGCCGCCCTCCCAATCCCCCGGGCCAGGCCGCGCCGAAGCCGAGCAGCACAGTGCCGTCGGCGAGCGCGCCATGACACTGGTCCGCCTCGCCCTCGCCCTCTCCTTCGCCGACCCCGGCCGCGCCGGCGACGAGCTCGCTCTCGCCCACCAGCTCCTGAACGGCCTCGACCAGCGCTCCAACACCCTCCTCGCCCAGGTCGTCGCCCTGATCAAGGACGCCGGGACCGACAGCGTCCCCGGCCGCGCCCGCGGCCTGCGCACCGACATCGAGGCCGCCGGGCTCCCCTTCCTCCACCGCTTCGTGGAGCTCACCCTCGCCTTCCACCACGCCGTCCGCAGCGAGAACCAGGACCTGGCCGCCACCATCAGCCGCCTGCGCGAGCTCACCGCCACCGGCGACTTCGCCTACTTCACCGACATCGCCCACTTCATGGCCGCCCTGCCCCTGCCGGAACCCTCGACCACCCGCTGGACCAGGAACGAAGACGACGTCCGTACCGCATGGCGGGCCTGGTCCAGGCCCGCCAGGAACACCTGCACGGAAATTGA
- a CDS encoding cold-shock protein, with the protein MATGTVKWFNAEKGFGFIAQDGGGPDVFAHYSAINSSGFRELQEGQAVTFDVTQGQKGPQAENINPA; encoded by the coding sequence ATGGCTACGGGAACTGTGAAGTGGTTCAACGCTGAAAAGGGCTTCGGCTTCATCGCCCAGGACGGTGGCGGCCCGGACGTCTTCGCCCACTACTCCGCGATCAACTCCTCGGGCTTCCGCGAGCTCCAGGAGGGCCAGGCCGTCACGTTCGACGTGACCCAGGGCCAGAAGGGCCCCCAGGCCGAGAACATCAACCCGGCCTGA
- a CDS encoding MerR family transcriptional regulator, translating into MTADDSFGRLDDDGYPAYTMGRAADMLGTTHGFLRAIGDAGLITPLRSAGGHRRYSRYQLRLAARARELVDRGTPIEAACRIVTLEVRLAEAQRVNAEHGRSGPERRPRTAA; encoded by the coding sequence ATGACAGCAGACGATTCGTTCGGCCGTCTCGACGACGACGGCTACCCTGCCTACACGATGGGCCGGGCCGCAGACATGCTCGGCACCACGCACGGCTTCCTCCGCGCCATCGGGGACGCCGGCCTCATCACCCCGCTCCGCTCCGCCGGCGGACACCGCCGCTACTCCCGCTACCAACTTCGGCTCGCAGCCCGAGCCCGCGAACTCGTCGACCGCGGCACGCCCATCGAGGCGGCCTGCCGGATCGTGACGCTTGAAGTCCGGCTTGCGGAAGCACAACGCGTGAACGCCGAACACGGTCGCTCAGGGCCTGAACGGCGCCCGCGTACGGCTGCCTGA
- a CDS encoding alpha/beta fold hydrolase has protein sequence MPTEPAPGQPVRAHLTTPDGRCLSYLDFGPAEGRPLLGLHGHLGEGADFADLARDLSPDRWRVVALDQRGHGDSDRAKQYDRNGYLDDLSLLLTRLGLDHQPLPVLGHSLGAINAYYLAAARPDAVSALINIDGPAHLPIVNPAPLSVLLDLPYSAPTREELLAACGSLTPLLENGLRPHHDGWRLGSHPTDVIDSDTRVLGDHWHQWLGSRCPALLLHGTASTVLPTAQAREMASRRPGTTLVELNADHWPHLRRPKESAVAIRRFLDSILGGRCRKT, from the coding sequence ATGCCCACCGAACCAGCCCCGGGTCAACCCGTACGCGCACACCTCACCACTCCCGACGGGCGGTGCCTCTCCTATCTCGACTTCGGGCCGGCAGAGGGACGGCCCTTGCTCGGGTTGCACGGACACCTCGGCGAAGGAGCTGACTTCGCGGACCTCGCCCGCGACCTGAGCCCCGACAGGTGGCGGGTGGTCGCACTGGACCAGCGAGGGCACGGGGACTCCGACCGGGCGAAGCAGTACGACCGGAACGGATACCTCGACGATCTGAGCCTCCTGCTCACCCGCCTGGGCCTTGATCATCAGCCCCTGCCCGTCCTCGGGCACTCCCTCGGTGCCATCAACGCTTACTACCTGGCCGCGGCCCGACCTGACGCTGTAAGTGCTCTGATCAACATTGACGGGCCTGCGCACCTGCCAATTGTGAACCCCGCCCCGCTGTCCGTTCTGCTCGACCTTCCGTACTCCGCCCCCACACGCGAGGAACTCCTCGCCGCCTGCGGCTCCCTGACACCCTTGCTGGAAAACGGACTGCGACCGCACCACGACGGGTGGCGGCTCGGCTCTCACCCCACGGACGTGATCGACTCCGACACCCGCGTGCTTGGCGACCACTGGCACCAATGGCTGGGCTCCCGCTGCCCCGCGCTGCTCCTGCACGGCACGGCCAGCACCGTGCTGCCCACCGCGCAGGCCCGCGAGATGGCATCTCGACGCCCCGGCACCACCCTGGTCGAACTGAACGCCGACCACTGGCCTCATCTACGGAGGCCGAAGGAGTCAGCGGTTGCAATCCGCCGATTCCTCGACTCCATTCTTGGCGGCCGGTGCAGGAAGACCTGA
- a CDS encoding integrase core domain-containing protein: MRIPQPDRLRTRPPSQLRLGAGRIEDLHRTRGLTPRAPRMNAHCERVIGTIRREALDHVLILGESHARKVLTDYQDHYNGHRPHRSRQQLPSSATEQPAIVHALDDRSLLRTRVLGGIINEYRYAA; encoded by the coding sequence GTGCGGATACCACAGCCCGATCGACTACGAACACGACCACCGAGCCAACTCCGCCTTGGGGCTGGCCGCATAGAAGATCTCCACAGAACGAGGGGATTGACACCCCGGGCACCGCGCATGAACGCGCATTGCGAACGCGTGATCGGCACCATCCGCCGCGAGGCCCTCGACCACGTCCTGATCCTGGGCGAGAGCCACGCCAGGAAGGTCCTGACCGACTACCAGGACCACTACAACGGACACCGGCCGCACCGATCCCGGCAACAGCTACCGTCCAGCGCGACCGAGCAGCCCGCAATCGTGCACGCCCTCGACGACCGAAGCCTGCTCCGCACCAGGGTCCTCGGCGGCATCATCAACGAGTATCGATACGCCGCGTGA
- a CDS encoding alpha/beta hydrolase codes for MTTLMAALTPVTAFAAGDPLQQYAQQELRWERCDTGGPATFECAKVKVPLDYSDPGGQKIDLAISRVKASGAKERHGVLLMNPGGPGVPGLTMPVEMEPLLPAEVRERFDLVGFDPRGVGQSAPISCGLTADEQAVQHPYTARTFAKDVALARTVADKCWAKAGDMLPHLTTRNTARDMDVVRAALGEKKISYFGYSYGTYLGAVYTQMFPRRSDRFVLDSALDPTLAWRGTFRGWSAGAELAFTRWTEWAAARNATYGLGPTPAKVRKTYWELIARADRTPVPSNGGALSGGAIRSQYGAFVGVKTVTPWIVALKASAAGGPPAPATPTASAVTAASAEPAVPGSAPVRSADAEAFGAAVPADNQSAVTWAAFCGDTRSWPRNPEQYRRDVIRDRAKYPLAGDLGATIQPCAFWKSAAREPATVVSNDVNALIVQNQWDPQATLAMAQGMRRALHGARMVTVAGGEGHGVVVAGPSCADAGVTRYLTTGRLPAKDLTCGGQ; via the coding sequence GTGACGACGTTGATGGCAGCGCTCACCCCCGTGACGGCGTTCGCGGCGGGGGATCCGCTCCAGCAGTACGCGCAGCAGGAACTCCGTTGGGAGCGCTGCGATACGGGCGGGCCGGCGACGTTCGAGTGCGCGAAGGTCAAGGTGCCGCTGGACTACAGCGACCCCGGGGGTCAGAAGATCGACCTCGCGATATCGCGGGTAAAGGCGAGCGGTGCGAAGGAGCGGCACGGCGTGCTGCTGATGAATCCCGGGGGACCGGGCGTTCCGGGGCTGACCATGCCCGTGGAGATGGAGCCGCTGCTGCCGGCGGAGGTACGAGAGCGGTTCGACCTGGTCGGCTTCGACCCGCGCGGGGTCGGGCAGAGCGCGCCGATCAGCTGCGGTCTGACGGCCGACGAACAGGCCGTCCAGCACCCCTACACCGCACGGACGTTCGCGAAGGACGTGGCCCTGGCCCGGACGGTGGCCGACAAGTGCTGGGCCAAGGCGGGCGACATGCTGCCGCACCTCACCACCCGCAACACGGCACGGGACATGGACGTCGTCCGGGCGGCACTGGGGGAAAAGAAGATCTCCTACTTCGGGTACTCGTACGGCACCTACCTGGGCGCCGTCTACACGCAGATGTTCCCCCGGCGCTCGGACCGGTTCGTGCTCGACAGCGCCCTCGATCCGACGCTCGCGTGGCGAGGGACGTTCCGGGGGTGGTCGGCCGGGGCCGAACTCGCCTTCACCCGCTGGACCGAGTGGGCCGCCGCCCGCAACGCCACCTACGGTCTGGGTCCGACTCCGGCGAAGGTCCGGAAGACGTACTGGGAGCTCATCGCCCGCGCCGACCGCACACCCGTCCCGTCGAACGGTGGGGCGCTCAGTGGCGGCGCCATCCGTTCCCAGTACGGTGCGTTCGTCGGCGTCAAGACCGTCACCCCGTGGATCGTCGCGTTGAAGGCTTCGGCCGCAGGCGGACCGCCCGCGCCGGCCACGCCGACCGCGTCGGCGGTGACGGCAGCGTCGGCCGAACCGGCTGTCCCCGGCTCCGCCCCGGTCCGGTCCGCCGACGCGGAAGCGTTCGGTGCGGCCGTTCCTGCCGATAACCAGTCCGCCGTCACCTGGGCCGCCTTCTGCGGCGACACCCGCAGCTGGCCGCGCAACCCTGAGCAGTACCGCCGGGACGTGATCCGAGACCGGGCCAAGTACCCGTTGGCCGGAGACCTGGGGGCCACCATTCAGCCGTGTGCGTTCTGGAAGTCGGCGGCAAGGGAGCCGGCCACCGTGGTGAGCAACGACGTCAACGCGCTGATCGTGCAGAACCAGTGGGATCCGCAGGCGACGCTGGCCATGGCGCAGGGCATGCGGCGGGCGCTGCACGGTGCGCGGATGGTCACGGTGGCCGGCGGTGAGGGCCACGGCGTGGTGGTGGCCGGACCGTCCTGCGCGGACGCTGGCGTCACGCGGTACCTGACCACGGGCCGACTGCCCGCGAAGGACCTGACCTGCGGTGGCCAGTGA
- a CDS encoding caspase family protein produces the protein MAVGRGDLSGVNCHAIVVGTGCYGGSGQGALSDLPSAARSARAVAAALEEKCGLNGRVTAIIDPRGPTEVLAAVQAAIDASEGGVVLFCFVGHGLVGPGQQLYLATSDTSSAVDTVHAVPFDQVSKRLADAAASTVVVLDCCFSGLAQVAPRESYREVLASARPEGSFLLASATHYAASFAPPNAEHTLFSGELLRLLTEGDPGGPNWFTLLDVYRILDHRFQGSAARPHSDGVGRASDLVLARNPGRRVHDATAAPETEQGGGPCPYPGMRPFLPEQHHLFFGREELTRSLVRRVTASPHPSPVVLVGASGAGKSSLLRAGLIAGLETERVLLLLGPGARPFRSLVESWATAIGRPFAEVEKDLATGRFSPLGPDVLVIDQLEEIFTECQDPEERELFVRALAAAGTDGPRIVLGLRADFYDQVLNDTRLDAIVRCGQFTVSAMSDTELRAAIERPAEQAGLRLEDGLSDHILRELRQERAVEGDAVPLPFLAHALRQTWAGRRGTTLTFTAFQTAGGIRTAVARTADEVHDGLDTDDRSRLRELLLRMILVVDDRGRAVRRRVPVAELDQDADLLGLLTAARLVVVDQDEAQLCHDSLLHAWPRLQDWIVENRAGLLVRRRLGDAADGWHEAGRPESGLYGGDQLASVRAQLAGNVGALHMRRVEHDFLDASHRAEHRRTKLRRIVVSVVTVLALLATTLAVLARGAQQDAEGRETILIANEIAAQADAMRARDPQTALRLSLAAYRTADTPDTRSSLYAAYLTEAPVDVPGGHRAAVLNLAFSQDGDVLATSQAGGQIQLWDLSHRNIPVKAGALKLHGSAAIAFHPRFRLLAAQTATDLTLWDVSEPERPERLSEREIPKGMTYALGFAPDGRTLAAGGDQGRLRLWDVSNPTAPALRTDRSVAAEALMSLAFRRDGLMVTGNGISGTGKAERPAEVRLWDARDPADARLLDTAEAPSVMAVAAHPTRNLLVATGAKGVMAWWRVESGHRLVRAEYEDARDNIWGYSSDLPSLSFRPDGERLAAASNSAQQGALVRATVATDFELFSSYAERGTAPSGEPAQSVAYSPDGDQLAVGDMAGNVRVWPQRTPAPRIRGTMTTPDPGASPINGDGTLMVVATPAKTFQVWDLRPANTAKGRDPRVRFTLPKGWEARYFLPGAERSVLLAHREGTNNHTFRLWDFTGDENKPPVPGEEFHLEAEDVRTAVSADGGLLVLGDLFTATVRVWDIRDPLRPVRGGTIAAGQTPERQSMFFMGNRGFAIVDQGKPGHDKPTGLRIWDLTDPARPFKIRLLPDAATGQAVYVPSSRLLMHDVLAERTQLWDMRDIRKPRKADLLPAASGGYLPVGKDVLATILTDGTVQFWDVRNPYQGRKTGVMRFDTRLEDITMSPDRKRVLTSSPYRVWDSRAGGPWHTRAIATLADMQDVRLLPGNNPFAAVVPDNFREGRVASGLTYLIDLDTDRIYERLCTTHPLNVDKDLWKALIPHLDHRRSCD, from the coding sequence ATGGCCGTCGGACGGGGGGACCTGAGCGGCGTCAACTGCCACGCGATCGTGGTCGGTACAGGGTGTTACGGCGGTAGTGGCCAAGGAGCGCTGTCGGACCTGCCGAGCGCAGCGCGCTCGGCGCGGGCGGTCGCCGCAGCACTGGAAGAGAAATGCGGTCTCAACGGTCGGGTCACCGCGATCATCGACCCGCGGGGGCCGACCGAGGTGCTCGCGGCCGTCCAGGCCGCCATCGACGCCTCGGAGGGCGGCGTCGTCCTCTTCTGCTTCGTAGGCCACGGTCTGGTCGGACCTGGACAGCAGTTGTACCTTGCCACGTCGGATACCTCCTCGGCCGTCGACACTGTGCACGCCGTCCCCTTCGACCAGGTGAGCAAGCGACTCGCCGACGCCGCGGCGAGTACCGTCGTCGTCCTCGACTGCTGCTTCTCCGGTCTCGCACAGGTCGCGCCGCGGGAGTCGTATCGCGAGGTCTTGGCCTCAGCCCGTCCGGAAGGCAGCTTTCTGCTGGCCTCGGCCACGCACTACGCCGCTTCGTTTGCGCCACCGAATGCGGAACACACGCTCTTCAGTGGGGAGTTGCTCCGACTGCTGACGGAGGGCGATCCGGGCGGTCCAAACTGGTTCACCCTCCTCGATGTCTACCGCATCCTCGACCACCGCTTCCAGGGCAGCGCCGCACGCCCGCACTCCGACGGTGTCGGACGGGCCTCCGATCTCGTCCTCGCCCGCAATCCCGGCAGGCGCGTCCACGACGCCACCGCTGCGCCGGAGACAGAGCAGGGCGGCGGCCCGTGCCCTTACCCAGGAATGCGCCCATTCCTGCCGGAGCAGCACCATCTCTTCTTCGGACGGGAGGAGCTGACGCGCAGCCTGGTACGCAGGGTGACCGCCAGCCCCCACCCGAGCCCGGTCGTCCTGGTGGGTGCGTCGGGAGCCGGAAAGTCCTCTCTGCTCCGAGCCGGACTCATAGCCGGTCTGGAGACCGAGCGGGTCCTCCTGCTGCTGGGACCCGGCGCGCGGCCGTTCCGTTCGCTCGTGGAAAGCTGGGCGACGGCAATCGGGCGGCCGTTTGCCGAGGTGGAGAAGGACCTGGCCACCGGACGGTTCAGCCCCCTCGGGCCGGACGTCCTGGTGATCGACCAGCTTGAGGAGATCTTCACCGAGTGCCAGGACCCGGAGGAGCGGGAGCTCTTCGTCCGCGCACTCGCCGCAGCGGGAACCGACGGTCCCCGCATCGTGCTCGGCCTTCGCGCCGACTTCTACGACCAGGTCCTGAACGACACACGGCTCGACGCGATCGTCAGGTGCGGACAGTTCACCGTCTCCGCCATGTCCGACACTGAACTGCGAGCGGCCATCGAACGCCCCGCAGAACAAGCCGGGCTGCGTCTGGAGGACGGCCTGTCGGACCACATCCTGCGCGAACTGCGGCAGGAGCGCGCCGTCGAAGGGGATGCCGTCCCGCTGCCGTTCCTCGCCCACGCCCTGCGCCAGACCTGGGCCGGGCGCCGCGGCACCACGCTGACCTTCACCGCCTTTCAGACCGCCGGCGGGATCCGCACAGCCGTGGCCCGGACAGCCGACGAGGTCCATGACGGGCTCGACACCGACGACCGGAGCCGACTGCGGGAACTACTGCTGCGCATGATTTTGGTGGTCGACGACAGAGGCCGTGCCGTGCGCCGCCGCGTCCCCGTGGCCGAGCTCGACCAGGACGCCGATCTGCTCGGACTGCTGACCGCGGCACGGCTCGTCGTCGTGGACCAGGACGAAGCGCAACTCTGCCACGACTCCCTGCTTCATGCCTGGCCACGGCTTCAGGACTGGATCGTTGAGAACCGGGCCGGACTACTCGTCCGCCGGAGACTCGGTGACGCCGCCGACGGCTGGCACGAGGCGGGACGCCCGGAGAGCGGCCTGTACGGGGGCGACCAATTGGCGTCCGTGCGCGCGCAACTCGCCGGTAACGTCGGTGCGCTCCACATGCGACGCGTCGAGCACGACTTCCTCGACGCGAGCCACCGCGCCGAACACCGCAGGACGAAGCTGCGCCGGATCGTCGTCTCCGTCGTCACCGTACTGGCCCTGCTCGCGACCACCCTCGCCGTACTGGCCCGCGGCGCTCAGCAGGATGCGGAGGGCCGCGAGACGATCCTGATCGCCAACGAGATCGCGGCCCAGGCGGACGCCATGCGCGCACGCGATCCGCAGACCGCGCTACGGCTCAGCCTCGCGGCGTACCGCACAGCAGATACCCCCGACACCCGGTCGAGCCTCTACGCCGCCTATCTGACAGAAGCACCGGTCGATGTCCCCGGCGGACATCGCGCGGCAGTGCTCAACCTCGCGTTCAGCCAGGACGGGGATGTGCTGGCAACCAGCCAGGCCGGCGGGCAGATACAGCTCTGGGACCTTTCGCACCGGAACATACCGGTCAAGGCGGGGGCCCTGAAGCTACATGGCAGCGCCGCCATCGCCTTCCACCCGCGCTTCCGTCTGCTGGCGGCACAGACGGCCACGGACCTCACCCTCTGGGACGTCAGCGAACCCGAGCGGCCCGAGCGGCTGTCCGAACGGGAGATCCCGAAAGGCATGACGTACGCCCTCGGGTTCGCGCCGGACGGCCGCACGCTGGCGGCGGGGGGTGACCAGGGGCGGCTTCGATTGTGGGATGTGTCGAATCCGACGGCTCCTGCACTCAGGACGGACCGGTCGGTAGCTGCCGAAGCACTGATGTCACTGGCGTTTCGCCGCGACGGCCTGATGGTCACGGGCAACGGCATCAGCGGGACGGGCAAGGCCGAGCGGCCCGCGGAGGTGAGATTGTGGGACGCACGGGATCCTGCGGATGCCCGGCTGCTGGACACCGCCGAGGCCCCGTCCGTGATGGCGGTGGCCGCTCACCCGACGCGGAATCTGCTGGTCGCGACCGGCGCGAAGGGTGTGATGGCTTGGTGGAGGGTGGAGAGTGGCCATCGGCTCGTACGCGCCGAGTACGAGGACGCACGGGACAACATCTGGGGTTACTCTTCCGACCTGCCTTCGCTGAGCTTCCGTCCCGACGGGGAGCGCCTGGCCGCCGCGAGCAATTCGGCCCAGCAAGGCGCCTTGGTCCGTGCGACGGTCGCGACCGATTTCGAGCTTTTCAGCAGCTACGCCGAACGGGGGACGGCCCCCTCGGGCGAGCCGGCCCAGTCGGTGGCCTACAGCCCCGACGGAGACCAGCTCGCGGTGGGTGACATGGCGGGCAACGTACGCGTCTGGCCGCAGCGCACCCCCGCGCCCCGGATCCGCGGGACCATGACCACACCAGACCCGGGCGCCAGCCCAATCAACGGCGACGGAACACTCATGGTGGTCGCCACGCCGGCAAAGACCTTCCAGGTCTGGGACCTCCGCCCCGCGAACACGGCCAAGGGAAGGGATCCGCGCGTGCGATTCACCCTGCCCAAGGGGTGGGAGGCCCGGTATTTCCTCCCAGGGGCCGAACGCTCCGTGCTACTGGCCCACCGCGAAGGCACGAACAACCACACGTTCCGATTGTGGGACTTCACCGGCGACGAGAATAAGCCTCCGGTGCCGGGTGAGGAATTCCATCTCGAAGCGGAGGACGTACGGACGGCAGTCTCCGCGGACGGTGGCCTCTTGGTCCTCGGGGACCTGTTCACTGCAACGGTGCGTGTGTGGGACATACGGGATCCCCTCCGACCGGTGCGCGGCGGAACGATAGCCGCCGGGCAGACCCCGGAACGGCAGAGCATGTTCTTCATGGGCAACCGGGGATTCGCCATCGTCGACCAGGGCAAGCCGGGGCACGACAAACCGACTGGTCTGCGTATCTGGGACCTCACCGACCCCGCCCGACCGTTCAAGATCCGTCTCCTCCCGGACGCTGCCACAGGACAAGCGGTCTACGTACCCTCGTCGCGTCTGCTGATGCACGACGTGCTTGCCGAGCGGACCCAACTATGGGACATGCGCGACATCCGCAAGCCCCGGAAAGCCGACCTGCTGCCCGCCGCATCCGGCGGCTACCTACCGGTTGGAAAAGACGTCCTGGCGACCATCCTCACCGACGGAACCGTGCAGTTCTGGGACGTGAGAAACCCCTACCAGGGCCGTAAGACCGGGGTGATGCGCTTCGACACCCGCCTTGAGGACATCACAATGTCGCCCGACAGGAAGCGGGTCCTCACCAGTTCCCCCTACCGCGTCTGGGATTCCCGGGCAGGCGGCCCTTGGCACACCCGCGCCATCGCCACCCTGGCAGACATGCAGGACGTGAGGCTGCTGCCTGGGAACAACCCGTTCGCAGCCGTGGTCCCGGACAATTTTCGGGAAGGACGAGTCGCGTCGGGACTCACCTATCTGATCGACCTCGACACCGACCGGATCTACGAGCGGCTGTGCACCACCCACCCTCTCAACGTCGACAAGGACCTGTGGAAAGCCCTGATCCCGCACCTGGACCACCGGCGGTCCTGCGATTGA